The following coding sequences lie in one Maribacter forsetii DSM 18668 genomic window:
- a CDS encoding TlpA family protein disulfide reductase: MKRQTVFTLLIIAFVLSFFVTPLGDYSKIILNRVFATSPTIIQPENRGKITDYDWKLKDANWKFFNFDEAKGQVAFITFWTSWHMPSQAQLKDIQYLYDTYGDKMKFYVITNEERAPVELFMEEQGYTFPVTYQIIGEPSPISLLKPPGSYVIDKNGAIVIHQNAIADWDNEKVDELLNQLIAE; this comes from the coding sequence ATGAAGAGACAAACGGTTTTTACCTTATTGATCATTGCTTTCGTACTTTCTTTTTTTGTTACCCCTTTAGGTGATTATAGCAAGATTATTCTCAACAGGGTTTTTGCCACATCCCCAACTATTATACAACCAGAAAACCGAGGTAAGATAACTGACTACGACTGGAAGTTGAAAGATGCAAATTGGAAGTTTTTTAATTTTGACGAAGCCAAAGGGCAGGTTGCCTTTATTACTTTTTGGACATCGTGGCATATGCCTTCTCAAGCGCAATTGAAAGACATACAATATCTTTATGATACTTATGGTGACAAGATGAAGTTCTATGTAATTACCAATGAAGAGAGGGCTCCAGTAGAGCTTTTTATGGAAGAACAGGGTTATACTTTTCCTGTAACTTATCAAATTATTGGAGAACCAAGCCCTATATCATTACTAAAACCACCAGGGTCTTATGTAATTGATAAAAATGGTGCCATTGTAATTCACCAAAATGCCATTGCTGATTGGGATAATGAAAAAGTTGATGAGCTTCTAAATCAACTTATCGCAGAATAA
- a CDS encoding sterol desaturase family protein, protein MNIVIWILIFLGTFLFMEFMAWFTHKYVMHGFLWSLHKDHHKKVHDSWFERNDAFFIFYAIVSMSLFYAGTTGFWYGYPLGFGILAYGIAYFLVHDIFIHQRFKLFRNANNWYSRGVRRAHKMHHKHIGKGDGECFGMLFVPFKYFKK, encoded by the coding sequence ATGAATATAGTTATTTGGATATTGATTTTTCTAGGGACATTCTTGTTCATGGAATTTATGGCGTGGTTCACGCATAAGTATGTAATGCATGGTTTTTTATGGAGTCTTCATAAAGATCATCACAAAAAAGTCCACGATTCTTGGTTTGAAAGGAATGATGCCTTTTTTATTTTCTACGCTATCGTTAGTATGTCTTTGTTTTATGCAGGCACTACCGGTTTTTGGTATGGCTACCCATTAGGATTCGGGATACTAGCTTACGGGATAGCCTATTTTCTAGTGCATGACATTTTCATTCACCAACGTTTTAAACTATTTAGAAACGCTAATAATTGGTATAGCAGAGGGGTTAGAAGAGCGCATAAAATGCATCATAAGCATATTGGCAAAGGAGACGGAGAATGTTTTGGGATGCTTTTTGTACCCTTTAAATATTTTAAAAAATAA
- a CDS encoding phytoene/squalene synthase family protein: MKDTFDQVSYQCSKVVTKRYSTSFALATKMLHPSIRFHIYNIYGFVRFADEIVDTFHDYDKKILFDKFEQELEASLRDKISLNPILNSFQHTFHTYSIPKHLVDSFMKSMRMDLVKNIYRTDAEYKEYIYGSADVVGLMCLQVFVKGDVEEFNKLKESAMALGSAFQKVNFLRDVKADFEELNRSYFPNTNLKELDEASKKRIVEEIKADFKLGYQGIVDLPAEAKFGVYTAYKYYYKLLKKLQGTPSLEIKNARIRVPNYQKFGLLARSYVKYKMNLV; encoded by the coding sequence ATGAAAGATACTTTTGATCAAGTTTCGTACCAGTGCAGTAAAGTCGTTACCAAACGATACAGTACTTCTTTTGCTTTGGCAACAAAGATGCTTCACCCATCTATTCGTTTTCACATTTATAATATTTACGGTTTTGTGCGCTTTGCCGACGAGATTGTAGATACTTTTCATGACTACGATAAGAAAATACTTTTTGATAAATTTGAACAAGAGCTTGAAGCATCATTACGAGATAAAATCAGTCTTAATCCAATTTTAAATTCATTTCAACATACCTTCCACACGTATAGTATTCCTAAACATTTGGTTGATTCGTTTATGAAAAGCATGCGTATGGATCTAGTTAAGAACATCTACCGTACCGATGCTGAATACAAAGAATACATTTATGGTTCTGCTGATGTAGTTGGTTTAATGTGCCTGCAAGTTTTTGTAAAGGGTGATGTTGAAGAATTTAACAAGTTGAAAGAATCTGCTATGGCATTGGGTTCAGCATTTCAAAAGGTAAATTTTTTACGCGATGTAAAAGCCGATTTTGAAGAATTGAATAGATCTTATTTCCCAAATACCAATTTAAAGGAATTGGACGAAGCCTCTAAAAAAAGAATCGTTGAGGAGATTAAAGCAGATTTTAAATTAGGCTACCAAGGTATCGTAGATTTACCTGCTGAAGCTAAATTTGGAGTCTATACCGCTTACAAGTATTACTATAAACTGCTTAAAAAATTGCAGGGCACACCCTCTTTGGAAATTAAAAACGCCCGGATACGAGTACCTAATTATCAAAAATTTGGACTACTAGCGCGTTCTTATGTTAAATATAAAATGAACTTAGTATAA
- a CDS encoding phytoene desaturase family protein, which yields MNKSCIVIGSGFSSLSASCYLAKAGWDVTIFEKNDTVGGRASQFIKDGFTFDMGPSWYWMPDIFDKFFANFNKQTSDYYQLDKLSPAYKIFFSDDVITIGDSMDKICEEFERIEPGSSKALKKFIDKAQENYDIAINKVVLRPGLSPLELVTKETILKVDQFFKTISSQVRKSFKNPKLVSTLEFPVLFLGAKPSNTPSFYNFMNFADFGLGTWHPKGGMYEVIKAMESLAIELGVTIHTNSPISKIIVDNGKASGVICNDKTYKADKVLSGADYQHSESLLDEKYQQYSQNYWEKKVFAPSSLLFYIGFDKKLNNVEHHNLFFDTDFELHAKEIYDNPKWPTNPLFYANFPSITDASMAPEGCETGFFLVPIATALEDTEELRNQYFDIIMDRFQKRTGQDIRNNIIFKETFCVNDFVERYNSYKGNAYGMANTLTQTAFLRPNLRSKKVTDLYFTGQLTVPGPGVPPALISGKLVSELIIKDN from the coding sequence ATGAATAAAAGTTGTATTGTAATCGGTTCTGGTTTTTCATCATTATCAGCATCATGTTACTTGGCAAAAGCTGGGTGGGACGTAACCATATTTGAAAAAAATGATACCGTTGGTGGTCGTGCATCACAATTTATAAAAGACGGATTTACTTTTGATATGGGTCCTAGCTGGTATTGGATGCCCGATATTTTTGACAAGTTTTTTGCTAATTTCAATAAACAAACATCAGATTACTATCAATTGGACAAGTTGAGTCCGGCCTATAAAATTTTCTTTTCAGATGATGTTATTACCATTGGTGATAGCATGGATAAAATTTGCGAGGAATTTGAACGCATAGAGCCAGGTAGCTCAAAAGCGTTAAAGAAGTTTATTGATAAAGCGCAAGAAAATTATGACATTGCTATCAATAAGGTGGTTCTAAGACCAGGACTATCACCTTTAGAATTGGTAACTAAAGAAACGATTTTAAAAGTCGACCAATTTTTTAAAACTATTAGCTCACAAGTACGTAAGTCTTTTAAAAACCCAAAATTGGTATCAACGTTAGAATTTCCTGTATTGTTTCTTGGCGCTAAGCCTAGTAATACACCGTCATTCTATAATTTCATGAATTTTGCAGATTTTGGTTTAGGTACATGGCACCCAAAAGGTGGTATGTATGAGGTAATCAAGGCAATGGAAAGCTTAGCAATAGAATTGGGTGTAACTATACATACAAATTCACCTATAAGTAAAATTATAGTTGATAACGGCAAAGCTTCCGGTGTAATATGTAATGATAAAACCTACAAGGCAGACAAAGTTCTAAGCGGTGCAGATTATCAGCATTCAGAAAGTTTGTTGGATGAAAAATACCAGCAATACAGTCAGAATTATTGGGAGAAAAAGGTTTTTGCACCCTCGTCTCTTTTATTTTATATTGGATTTGACAAAAAATTAAATAATGTAGAACATCATAATTTATTTTTTGATACGGATTTTGAATTACATGCTAAGGAAATTTACGACAATCCAAAATGGCCTACAAATCCGTTATTCTATGCCAATTTTCCTTCTATAACAGATGCGAGCATGGCTCCAGAAGGTTGTGAAACAGGTTTTTTCCTGGTGCCAATTGCAACAGCGCTAGAAGACACCGAGGAACTAAGAAATCAATATTTTGACATTATTATGGATCGTTTTCAAAAAAGAACCGGTCAAGACATTAGAAATAATATTATATTCAAAGAAACATTCTGTGTAAATGATTTTGTAGAACGCTATAATTCATACAAAGGAAATGCCTATGGTATGGCAAACACCTTAACACAGACCGCTTTTTTGAGACCAAATTTAAGAAGTAAAAAGGTCACAGACCTTTACTTTACAGGACAACTGACAGTACCTGGCCCCGGAGTACCACCAGCTTTAATATCTGGAAAATTAGTGTCAGAATTAATTATTAAGGACAACTAG
- a CDS encoding MerR family transcriptional regulator: MNNVKKQFSIRDLENLSGIKAHTIRIWEKRYNLLSPERTDTNIRTYSLSSLQKLLNVTLLYNNGHKISKIAKISDKDIPYVVREIVAKHSHKSQAINAFKLAMVNFDQTMFFNTYNALLSENSFREIFKETFVPLLNELGLLWQTDTISPAHEHFMSSLIKQKILLNTEKLQHLEPTKKDKVFVAFLPENEIHDIGLLYINYEIILKGYKCIYLGPTIPMENLEDVLKYFDDIYFVSYFTVFPEKDKVNKYLEDFSELVSKYNNPNFWILGRQTNFIEEDTKPNFCRTFTSIDSLVNNL, encoded by the coding sequence ATGAACAATGTAAAAAAGCAATTTAGTATTAGAGACCTTGAAAACCTCTCTGGAATTAAAGCACACACCATCCGAATTTGGGAAAAAAGATACAATCTTTTATCTCCTGAACGTACCGATACTAACATTAGAACGTATAGCCTCTCTAGCCTTCAAAAGCTACTTAATGTTACACTACTCTACAACAACGGACATAAAATTTCTAAGATTGCTAAGATTTCTGATAAAGATATTCCGTACGTAGTACGCGAAATAGTAGCAAAACACAGTCATAAAAGTCAGGCAATTAATGCTTTTAAATTAGCAATGGTCAATTTTGATCAGACTATGTTCTTTAATACTTACAATGCCTTATTAAGTGAAAATTCATTTAGAGAAATTTTTAAAGAGACTTTTGTTCCTTTATTAAATGAACTTGGATTGCTATGGCAGACGGATACTATTAGTCCGGCTCATGAGCATTTTATGAGTAGTTTAATTAAACAAAAGATTTTATTAAATACCGAAAAGCTTCAACATTTAGAACCCACAAAAAAGGATAAAGTATTTGTGGCTTTTTTACCTGAGAACGAAATTCACGATATAGGCTTATTATATATTAATTACGAAATCATTTTAAAAGGATATAAGTGCATTTATTTAGGTCCCACAATACCTATGGAGAATCTAGAAGATGTGCTAAAGTATTTTGATGACATCTATTTTGTATCCTATTTTACAGTTTTTCCAGAAAAAGATAAGGTTAACAAGTATCTAGAGGACTTCTCTGAATTAGTTTCCAAGTATAACAATCCAAACTTTTGGATTTTAGGTAGACAGACAAATTTCATTGAAGAAGATACAAAACCCAACTTCTGTAGAACTTTTACTTCTATTGACAGCTTAGTTAACAACCTATAA
- a CDS encoding AraC family transcriptional regulator yields the protein MKVFPFKIPKPLDEHLIVQVDKEPVFYNKLHQHEEIQISYIINGNGKLLVGDSIHQFSMGDIYVIGSNMPHVFKSIPGQQDAHMLTAFFTEKSFGTSFFKLPYLNDLGNFFTNAAGGFKVTSNQKQIAHQLLEIQSQQKLDLFVSFLYLLEELSKVNIAPLSKFIYSKTLSSTEGKRLQDIFDFVFKNFHQQISLDEIAKMAYMTPNAFCRFFKQRTDKTFFQFLIELRVAHACQLLISNKELNVNMVAELSGFNSISNFNKKFKKIKGITPTQYQQSISS from the coding sequence ATGAAAGTATTTCCTTTTAAAATACCAAAGCCCTTAGATGAACATTTAATAGTTCAAGTAGATAAGGAACCTGTTTTTTATAACAAGCTTCATCAACATGAAGAAATACAAATAAGCTACATCATAAACGGTAACGGAAAGTTGTTGGTAGGCGATAGCATTCATCAATTCTCTATGGGAGATATCTACGTTATTGGCAGTAACATGCCACATGTTTTCAAAAGCATACCAGGGCAGCAAGATGCGCATATGTTAACTGCATTCTTTACTGAAAAATCCTTTGGCACATCATTCTTTAAGCTACCATATTTAAATGACTTAGGCAATTTCTTTACTAATGCCGCCGGCGGATTCAAAGTAACATCAAACCAAAAACAGATTGCTCATCAATTATTAGAAATACAGTCTCAACAAAAACTCGACCTTTTTGTTTCCTTTTTATATCTTTTAGAAGAACTAAGTAAAGTAAATATAGCACCTCTTAGTAAGTTTATATACTCTAAAACGTTGAGTTCTACAGAAGGTAAGCGGTTACAGGACATTTTTGACTTCGTATTCAAAAACTTCCATCAACAAATTTCATTAGATGAGATAGCAAAAATGGCATATATGACACCAAATGCCTTCTGTCGTTTTTTTAAACAACGAACAGACAAGACCTTTTTTCAATTTCTAATAGAACTACGTGTTGCACATGCCTGCCAATTATTAATTTCCAATAAAGAGCTGAATGTTAATATGGTAGCAGAACTTTCTGGTTTCAACTCCATTTCTAATTTCAATAAGAAGTTTAAAAAAATAAAAGGAATTACACCTACGCAATACCAACAGTCTATTTCATCTTAA
- a CDS encoding dihydrodipicolinate synthase family protein, with product MSISWTGVMPAVTTKFTDKDELDLDMFSINIKAQLDAGVSGIILGGTLGEASTLTYDEKKVLMRETVNLVEGKVPVIINIAEQTTKGAIHAAEVAKECGATGLMMLPPMRYKANDHETVTYFKETANSTDLPIMIYNNPIDYGIMVTLDMLEELTVCENIQAVKESTRDISNITRIKTRFGNRLNVLTGVDTLGLESTLMGADGWVAGLVCAFPAETCAIFELARAGRIKEALEIYRWFLPLLELDISPQLVQNIKMAEVATGIGTENVRAPRLPLVGEERERVAAIIKQGMATRPTLPNYKEIN from the coding sequence ATGAGTATTTCATGGACAGGCGTTATGCCAGCGGTTACCACAAAATTTACTGATAAAGATGAACTTGATCTAGATATGTTCTCAATAAATATTAAGGCGCAACTAGATGCAGGTGTAAGTGGAATAATTTTGGGTGGAACTTTGGGTGAAGCTAGTACACTTACCTATGATGAGAAGAAAGTTTTAATGAGGGAGACCGTAAATCTTGTAGAAGGTAAAGTGCCAGTAATCATTAACATTGCCGAACAAACAACTAAAGGTGCAATACACGCTGCGGAAGTAGCTAAAGAATGTGGTGCTACAGGTTTAATGATGTTACCGCCAATGCGGTATAAGGCTAATGACCATGAAACAGTCACGTATTTTAAAGAAACTGCCAATAGTACAGATTTGCCGATTATGATTTATAACAACCCTATAGATTATGGTATAATGGTTACTCTTGATATGTTAGAGGAGTTAACGGTTTGCGAGAATATACAGGCGGTAAAAGAATCTACTAGAGATATATCTAATATTACCCGTATTAAAACAAGATTTGGAAATAGACTTAACGTGTTAACAGGTGTTGATACTTTAGGTTTAGAAAGTACACTAATGGGAGCTGATGGTTGGGTTGCCGGCTTGGTATGTGCTTTTCCGGCAGAAACATGTGCAATTTTTGAGTTGGCCAGAGCTGGTAGAATTAAAGAAGCTTTAGAAATTTACCGATGGTTCTTACCATTATTAGAGTTGGATATTAGTCCGCAATTGGTGCAGAACATAAAAATGGCAGAGGTTGCAACGGGTATTGGCACAGAAAATGTCCGTGCACCAAGATTACCTCTAGTGGGCGAAGAACGAGAAAGAGTAGCGGCTATTATAAAACAAGGTATGGCAACTAGACCAACATTGCCAAATTATAAGGAGATCAATTAA